One genomic region from Indicator indicator isolate 239-I01 chromosome 7, UM_Iind_1.1, whole genome shotgun sequence encodes:
- the RGR gene encoding RPE-retinal G protein-coupled receptor, whose amino-acid sequence MVTAYPLPEGFTELEVFAIGTALLVEALLGFCLNGLTIVSFRKIKELRTPSNLLVLSIALADCGICINAFIAAFSSFLRYWPYGSDGCQIHGFQGFLTALASISSCAAVAWDRYHHYCTRSKLQWSTAISMMVFAWLFAAFWSVMPLLGWGEYDYEPLRTCCTLDYSKGDRNYITFLFALSIFNFMIPGFIMLTAYQSIHQKFKKSGNYKFNTGLPLKTLMICWGPYCLLCFYAAVENVMFISPKYRMIPAIIAKTVPTVDAFVYALGNENYRGGIWQFLTGQKIEKAEVDNKTK is encoded by the exons ATGGTCACTGCATACCCTCTCCCTGAAGGCTTCACTGAATTAGAAGTGTTTGCCAttggcactgccctgctggtAGAAG CCCTGCTTGGTTTCTGTCTGAATGGCCTGACAATTGTTTCTTTCCGAAAAATCAAAGAACTCCGAACTCCCAGCAACCTGCTGGTTCTCAGCATTGCGCTGGCCGACTGTGGGATCTGCATCAACGCATTCATCGCTGCCTTTTCCAGCTTCCTAAG ATATTGGCCCTACGGCTCTGATGGCTGCCAAATTCATGGATTCCAGGGCTTCCTGACAGCGCTAGCCAGCATTAGCTCCTGTGCTGCCGTTGCCTGGGACCGGTATCATCATTACTGTACAA gAAGCAAGCTGCAGTGGAGCACAGCCATCTCCATGATGGTGTTTGCATGGCTATTTGCTGCCTTTTGGTCTGTGATGCCCTTGCTGGGGTGGGGAGAATACGACTATGAGCCACTTCGGACCTGCTGCACCCTGGACTACAGCAAAGGGGACAG AAACTATATCACATTCCTTTTTGCACTGTCCATTTTCAATTTCATGATCCCAGGTTTCATCATGCTAACAGCCTATCAGTCGATACACCAGAAGTTCAAGAAAAGTGGGAACTATAAG tttaataCTGGTTTACCATTGAAGACACTGATGATTTGCTGGGGTCCCTATTGCCTCTTATGCTTCTATGCAGCAGTTGAAAATGTGATGTTCATCTCACCAAAATACCGCATG ATTCCTGCCATTATTGCCAAGACTGTGCCAACAGTGGATGCCTTTGTATATGCCCTGGGAAACGAGAACTACAGAGGAGGAATATGGCAGTTCCTCACAGGACAGAAGATTGAGAAAGCAGAGGTTGATAATAAAACTAAATAA